A part of Vespertiliibacter pulmonis genomic DNA contains:
- a CDS encoding bile acid:sodium symporter family protein: protein MSLFIKLSQFISKTFAIWVIMFAIIATQFPDIFKLIVPWIPYLLGIVMLGMGLTLTFKDFTEITRNPKGVIIGVIAQFVIMPMIAFFLAKIFQLPADLAIGVILVGACPGGTSSNVITFLARGNTALSVACTTISTLLAPILTPAVFYLFASQWLDINASSMFISVLKIVLLPIFVGLLIRSIFKQKIENFSQIMPLISVIAIILILCAVVAVSKDKIIESGLLIFGIVALHNILGYLLGYGISRAFRLSSPDSRAISIEVGMQNSGLGAALAALHFKFNPIIAVPSAVFSLWHNISGPILAMIFTLSDNKK from the coding sequence ATGTCGCTATTTATAAAATTATCTCAATTTATCAGTAAAACCTTTGCTATTTGGGTGATTATGTTCGCTATCATTGCGACACAATTCCCAGATATTTTCAAATTGATTGTCCCGTGGATTCCATATCTTCTCGGGATTGTTATGCTTGGAATGGGGCTAACACTCACCTTTAAAGATTTCACAGAAATTACCCGTAATCCAAAAGGCGTAATCATTGGAGTTATTGCTCAATTCGTAATAATGCCAATGATTGCTTTTTTCTTAGCCAAGATATTTCAACTTCCTGCTGACTTAGCGATTGGCGTCATCTTAGTGGGCGCTTGTCCTGGAGGCACATCCTCCAATGTTATTACATTTTTGGCTCGGGGAAATACTGCTCTCTCTGTGGCCTGTACCACTATTTCCACCTTACTTGCCCCGATACTAACACCCGCAGTTTTCTATCTTTTTGCAAGTCAATGGCTAGATATCAATGCTTCATCAATGTTTATATCGGTCTTGAAAATTGTTTTATTACCTATTTTTGTAGGACTACTCATTCGCTCCATATTCAAGCAAAAAATTGAGAACTTTAGCCAAATAATGCCACTTATTTCTGTAATTGCGATTATTCTGATTTTGTGTGCGGTAGTTGCGGTGAGTAAAGATAAAATTATTGAATCTGGTTTACTAATTTTTGGTATCGTTGCTCTACATAATATACTAGGCTACCTTTTAGGTTATGGAATTTCTCGAGCATTCCGCTTATCTTCCCCCGATAGTCGAGCAATTTCGATTGAGGTTGGTATGCAAAATTCAGGATTAGGCGCAGCATTAGCAGCCCTACATTTTAAATTTAACCCCATCATTGCAGTGCCGAGTGCAGTTTTTAGCTTATGGCATAATATTTCAGGCCCTATTTTAGCTATGATTTTTACGCTATCTGATAATAAAAAATAG
- the yihA gene encoding ribosome biogenesis GTP-binding protein YihA/YsxC codes for MTEHKLNYHKTHFLMSAPDIRHLPEESGVEIAFAGRSNAGKSTALNALTNQKGLARTSKTPGRTQLINLFEVEPNCKLVDLPGYGYAAVPEQMKIQWQKSLGEYLQKRECLRGVVILMDIRHPLKDLDQQMIEWAVSSQLPILLLLTKADKLSQAQRNKQVKMVREAILPFQGDIQVEAYSALNKIGIDKLAQKLDLWFGEVYQNG; via the coding sequence ATGACAGAACATAAACTTAACTATCATAAAACACATTTCTTAATGTCAGCACCTGATATTCGCCATCTACCTGAAGAAAGTGGCGTAGAAATTGCCTTTGCTGGGCGTTCTAATGCAGGAAAATCAACGGCTTTAAATGCCTTAACCAATCAAAAAGGGTTAGCAAGAACCTCAAAAACACCTGGCAGGACTCAACTTATCAATTTATTTGAAGTTGAACCAAATTGTAAATTAGTTGATTTACCAGGTTACGGCTATGCCGCTGTGCCTGAACAGATGAAAATCCAGTGGCAAAAATCATTAGGGGAATATTTACAAAAAAGAGAATGTTTACGAGGGGTTGTTATTTTAATGGATATCCGCCACCCTTTAAAAGATCTCGATCAACAAATGATTGAATGGGCTGTGTCATCACAATTACCTATTTTATTGTTATTAACAAAAGCGGATAAATTAAGCCAAGCCCAACGAAATAAGCAAGTTAAAATGGTAAGAGAAGCAATTTTACCTTTTCAAGGTGATATTCAAGTAGAAGCTTATTCAGCTTTAAATAAAATTGGGATTGATAAATTAGCACAGAAATTAGATTTATGGTTTGGCGAAGTATATCAAAATGGCTAA
- the pepQ gene encoding Xaa-Pro dipeptidase — translation MQSLFTQHLAQVQKTVQQALELSRLDGLWIYAGETKPYFLDDQHSPFKINPLFNYVFPDPTAQRSWLYLDGKNRPKVYFYAPTDYWHITPNPPIDAFFAEAFEWQILTDCEQITQYIQPAHCAFLGDNELLANSLGFELINPKKVLNVLHFARSCKTEFEIACIYQANLIAIKGHLAGKLAFFEGKSEFEINLAYLNATLQSDNNVPYSNIVAINQHSAVLHYTDLVTQQPKQPQSFLLDAGASYLGYASDITRSYAFDERCEFAELITRMDCYKLEIIDNLQVGFNYLSYHTQMHRWVSQLLSEFDLVKLPSEQIFEEGISRCFFPHGLGHNLGLQVHDVAGFQQNIRGTHKAPPEVYPSLRCTRDLVEGMVLTIEPGFYFIEMLLNSWRNSPLARFFNWKKIEEFKQFGGIRTEDNVVIRAQGAENLTAKAESFLATVQS, via the coding sequence ATGCAATCACTTTTTACTCAACATTTAGCACAAGTGCAAAAAACAGTGCAACAGGCATTGGAGCTTTCTCGTTTAGACGGACTATGGATATATGCAGGAGAAACTAAGCCATATTTTTTAGATGATCAACACTCACCATTTAAAATTAACCCCTTATTTAATTATGTTTTTCCCGATCCAACCGCTCAACGAAGCTGGCTTTACCTTGATGGTAAAAATCGTCCGAAGGTCTATTTCTATGCACCTACTGATTATTGGCATATTACGCCTAATCCGCCGATTGATGCGTTTTTTGCTGAAGCGTTTGAGTGGCAAATTTTGACGGATTGTGAGCAAATTACCCAATATATTCAGCCAGCACACTGTGCTTTTCTTGGAGATAATGAGCTGTTAGCAAATAGCTTAGGCTTTGAGCTAATTAATCCGAAAAAGGTGTTAAATGTACTTCATTTTGCCCGTTCTTGTAAAACAGAATTTGAAATAGCCTGTATTTATCAGGCAAATTTGATTGCAATTAAAGGACATTTAGCGGGTAAGCTGGCTTTTTTTGAGGGGAAAAGTGAATTTGAGATTAATCTTGCTTATCTTAATGCAACATTACAGTCAGATAATAACGTACCTTATAGCAATATTGTGGCAATAAATCAACATAGTGCAGTGTTGCATTATACAGATCTAGTGACTCAACAGCCAAAACAGCCACAGAGTTTTTTACTTGATGCTGGTGCGAGTTATTTAGGTTATGCGTCTGATATTACTCGTAGTTATGCTTTTGATGAGCGGTGTGAGTTTGCTGAATTGATTACCAGAATGGATTGCTATAAATTAGAGATTATTGATAATCTACAAGTCGGATTTAATTACTTGAGCTATCATACCCAAATGCACCGCTGGGTTTCACAATTACTTTCAGAGTTTGATTTAGTGAAATTACCTAGCGAACAAATCTTTGAGGAAGGTATTAGTCGTTGCTTCTTTCCTCACGGTCTAGGGCATAATTTAGGTTTACAGGTTCACGATGTGGCAGGATTTCAGCAGAATATTAGGGGAACACATAAAGCCCCACCAGAGGTTTACCCGAGTTTACGTTGTACTCGAGATTTAGTAGAGGGAATGGTTTTAACGATTGAGCCGGGTTTCTATTTTATTGAAATGTTGCTAAATTCTTGGCGGAACTCACCGCTTGCACGTTTTTTTAATTGGAAAAAAATTGAAGAATTCAAGCAATTTGGCGGAATTCGTACAGAAGATAATGTTGTCATTCGAGCCCAAGGGGCAGAAAATTTAACAGCGAAAGCAGAAAGTTTTTTGGCTACGGTTCAATCATAA
- the leuA gene encoding 2-isopropylmalate synthase gives MNNNIIIFDTTLRDGEQSLKASLTVKEKLQIALALERLGVDVMEVGFPVSSAGDFESVQTIARHIKNSRVCALSRAVDKDIDVAAEALKVAETFRIHTFIATSALHVESKLRRTFDDVVEMAIKAVMRARNYTDDVEFSCEDAGRTGIDNICRIVEAAINAGATTVNIPDTVGYCLPNQFGDIIANVRNRVSNIDKAIISVHCHNDLGMATANSLTAVQNGARQIECTINGIGERAGNTALEEVVMAIKTRQDIFNGADTRIHTQEIHRVSQMVSQLCNMPIQPNKAIVGSNAFAHSSGIHQDGMVKNKNTYEIMSPETIGLKKEKLNLTARSGRAAVKNHMEEMGYQEKDYDLDKLYQAFLQLADKKGQVFDYDLEALAFIDMQQGGEDRLKLDVITTQLISGLPASAFVQVELDGERVSQVSQGGNGPVDATFNAILNITGMEIKMLNYNLTAKGEGAEALGQVDIVIEHKNRRFHGVGLATDIVESSARALIHAINAIYRSQKVANLKKNK, from the coding sequence ATGAACAACAATATTATTATTTTTGATACTACCTTGCGTGATGGTGAGCAATCTTTAAAAGCAAGCCTTACCGTAAAAGAGAAATTACAGATAGCATTGGCATTAGAACGCTTAGGTGTTGATGTAATGGAAGTGGGTTTCCCCGTATCTTCTGCAGGCGATTTTGAATCCGTACAAACTATTGCCCGCCATATCAAAAATAGTCGAGTATGTGCTCTTTCCCGTGCGGTTGATAAAGACATTGATGTTGCAGCCGAAGCCCTAAAAGTCGCTGAAACTTTTCGTATCCATACTTTTATTGCGACATCCGCTCTCCACGTTGAGAGTAAACTTCGCCGTACCTTTGATGATGTAGTAGAAATGGCAATCAAAGCGGTAATGCGAGCAAGAAACTACACCGATGATGTTGAATTTTCTTGTGAAGATGCGGGAAGAACAGGAATTGATAATATCTGCCGTATTGTTGAAGCTGCGATCAATGCGGGAGCAACAACAGTAAATATTCCAGACACCGTTGGCTACTGTTTACCAAATCAATTCGGCGACATTATTGCCAATGTTAGAAATCGTGTATCAAACATTGATAAAGCAATTATTTCAGTACATTGCCACAATGATTTAGGAATGGCAACGGCTAATTCATTAACTGCTGTACAAAATGGGGCAAGACAAATCGAATGTACCATCAATGGTATTGGTGAACGAGCAGGTAATACGGCACTGGAAGAAGTAGTAATGGCAATTAAAACACGACAAGATATATTTAATGGTGCAGATACCCGTATTCATACACAAGAAATCCATCGTGTGAGTCAAATGGTCAGCCAACTTTGTAATATGCCTATCCAACCTAATAAAGCAATCGTTGGTTCAAATGCGTTTGCTCACTCTTCAGGTATTCACCAAGACGGTATGGTAAAAAATAAAAATACCTATGAAATTATGTCTCCTGAGACGATTGGCTTGAAAAAAGAAAAATTGAATTTGACCGCTCGCTCTGGTCGTGCCGCAGTGAAAAACCATATGGAAGAGATGGGCTATCAAGAAAAAGACTATGATTTAGACAAACTCTACCAAGCATTTTTGCAACTCGCTGATAAAAAAGGACAAGTTTTTGACTATGATTTGGAAGCCCTTGCTTTCATTGATATGCAACAAGGTGGTGAAGATCGCTTAAAACTCGATGTAATTACCACTCAATTAATTAGTGGTTTGCCTGCTTCCGCTTTTGTACAAGTTGAGCTTGATGGCGAACGTGTTAGCCAAGTTTCACAAGGCGGAAATGGACCTGTTGATGCGACTTTTAATGCAATCTTAAACATTACAGGAATGGAAATTAAAATGCTCAACTACAATCTTACTGCTAAAGGAGAAGGTGCTGAAGCATTAGGGCAAGTAGATATTGTTATTGAACATAAAAACCGCCGTTTCCACGGTGTAGGACTTGCAACAGATATCGTTGAATCTTCTGCTCGGGCCTTAATTCACGCAATCAATGCCATTTATCGTTCACAAAAAGTTGCTAACTTGAAAAAGAATAAATAA
- the tusA gene encoding sulfurtransferase TusA, whose translation MTKLTINQTLDTLGLRCPEPVMLTRKTIRQMQEGEVLLIIADDPATTRDIPSFCQFMDHQLIKSQTTIIPYQYWIKKGL comes from the coding sequence ATGACTAAATTAACTATAAACCAAACATTAGATACCCTAGGACTACGTTGTCCTGAACCAGTGATGCTAACCCGCAAAACCATTCGTCAAATGCAAGAAGGGGAAGTATTACTTATTATTGCTGATGATCCTGCAACAACTCGAGATATTCCAAGTTTTTGCCAATTTATGGATCATCAACTTATTAAAAGCCAAACTACTATTATCCCTTACCAGTATTGGATAAAGAAAGGGTTATAA
- the rraB gene encoding ribonuclease E inhibitor RraB has product MNLAELRKETDQIIDELLQNGSDPEALYIIEHHIAHTDFDKLEKLVVDAYKLGYEISEAEEIEEENGKIIFVCDIVSEIELNGDLITAQQKELLPLIEKSGAEYEGWGTYFEDPNSDEDEYGEDGEFFDDEDFEETRH; this is encoded by the coding sequence ATGAATTTAGCAGAATTACGAAAAGAAACCGATCAAATTATTGATGAATTATTACAAAATGGATCTGATCCAGAAGCTCTTTATATTATTGAGCATCATATTGCACATACTGATTTTGATAAATTAGAAAAGTTAGTTGTTGATGCGTATAAATTAGGCTATGAAATTTCTGAAGCAGAAGAAATTGAGGAAGAAAATGGTAAAATTATTTTTGTATGCGACATTGTCAGTGAAATTGAACTCAATGGTGATTTAATTACTGCTCAACAAAAAGAATTATTGCCGTTAATTGAAAAATCAGGAGCAGAATACGAAGGCTGGGGAACCTATTTCGAAGATCCAAATAGTGATGAAGATGAATATGGTGAAGATGGCGAGTTTTTTGATGATGAAGATTTCGAGGAAACTCGTCACTAA
- a CDS encoding YjaG family protein yields the protein MRNPIHKRMERFESWQHLVFMACLCERMLPNFQLFCEVSKRSDDAKIYQNILNLAWEFLTVKGAKINFENQLEKLEAIIPDVNQYDFYGVFPAQDACQALSELLHAIIAGETLEQAIKISQLSLATVATYIETEQDRELNEQELKNCAEIQEELDVQWQIYRLLNECEERDIELILALKNELKESGVSNIGLNFNQ from the coding sequence ATGCGAAATCCGATTCATAAACGTATGGAGCGTTTTGAAAGTTGGCAGCACCTTGTTTTTATGGCTTGCTTATGTGAACGTATGCTACCGAATTTTCAGCTATTTTGTGAGGTAAGCAAGCGGTCAGATGATGCAAAAATTTACCAAAATATTCTCAATTTAGCTTGGGAGTTTTTAACGGTAAAAGGAGCAAAAATTAATTTTGAAAATCAGCTTGAAAAGTTAGAAGCTATTATCCCCGATGTAAATCAATATGATTTTTATGGCGTTTTTCCAGCACAAGATGCTTGCCAAGCTCTTTCGGAGTTGCTCCATGCAATTATTGCTGGGGAAACACTAGAGCAAGCGATAAAAATAAGTCAGCTTTCCCTTGCAACAGTAGCTACTTATATTGAAACTGAGCAAGATCGTGAATTGAATGAACAAGAGCTTAAAAATTGTGCAGAAATTCAAGAAGAGCTTGATGTACAGTGGCAAATTTATCGTTTATTGAATGAATGTGAAGAACGAGATATTGAGCTTATTTTAGCTTTAAAAAATGAGTTAAAGGAGAGTGGCGTAAGTAATATCGGATTGAATTTTAATCAGTGA
- the prfA gene encoding peptide chain release factor 1 produces MKPSIIAKLESLSERQEELQALLGDASVISDQDKFRAYSKEYSQLEEVVSAFNRWNKLQRDIDDAQLLLDDPDMKEIAAEEIEQNKAEMIEVEQQLQILLLPKDPNDEYNAYLEIRAGTGGDEAGIFAGDLYRMYSRYCEGKRWRIEELSANESEQGGYKEIIVKISGEGVYGQLKFESGGHRVQRVPKTESQGRIHTSACTVAVMPELPESEMPEINPSDLRIDTYRSSGAGGQHVNTTDSAVRITHLPTGIVVECQDERSQHKNKAKALSVLASRIVQAEQEKQAQAQADTRRNLLGSGDRSDKIRTYNYPQGRVTDHRINLTVYRLDEVMNGKIDELIQPIINEYQADQLAALAD; encoded by the coding sequence ATGAAACCATCTATTATTGCCAAATTAGAAAGTCTGAGTGAACGCCAAGAAGAGTTACAAGCTCTGCTAGGTGATGCTTCTGTTATTAGTGATCAAGATAAATTTAGAGCCTATTCAAAAGAATATTCACAATTAGAAGAGGTTGTTAGCGCCTTTAATCGTTGGAATAAACTTCAACGTGATATTGACGATGCACAGCTTCTGTTAGACGATCCTGATATGAAAGAGATTGCAGCAGAAGAAATTGAGCAAAATAAAGCAGAAATGATTGAGGTTGAGCAACAGCTACAAATATTATTACTGCCGAAAGATCCGAATGATGAATACAATGCTTACCTTGAAATTAGAGCGGGAACAGGTGGAGATGAAGCGGGTATTTTCGCAGGCGATCTCTACCGTATGTATAGCCGTTATTGTGAAGGTAAGCGTTGGCGGATTGAAGAGCTAAGTGCGAATGAAAGTGAGCAAGGTGGATATAAAGAGATTATCGTTAAAATCAGCGGTGAAGGCGTTTATGGACAACTTAAGTTTGAGTCTGGAGGGCATCGAGTGCAACGTGTTCCAAAAACAGAATCACAAGGACGTATTCATACATCGGCTTGTACGGTTGCGGTAATGCCAGAATTACCAGAATCAGAAATGCCAGAAATTAATCCATCAGATCTTCGAATTGATACTTATCGTTCATCTGGCGCAGGTGGACAGCACGTTAATACGACAGACTCTGCGGTGCGTATTACCCATTTACCAACAGGTATTGTGGTTGAATGCCAAGACGAACGTTCACAGCATAAAAATAAAGCGAAAGCACTATCAGTATTAGCCTCTCGTATTGTGCAAGCAGAGCAAGAAAAGCAAGCACAGGCACAGGCAGATACTCGCCGTAATTTATTAGGATCGGGCGACCGTTCGGATAAAATTCGTACTTATAATTATCCTCAAGGAAGGGTAACTGATCACCGTATCAATTTGACGGTTTATCGTTTAGACGAAGTAATGAATGGTAAAATTGATGAGCTAATTCAGCCGATTATCAATGAATATCAAGCCGATCAGCTAGCGGCTCTTGCTGATTAG
- the argH gene encoding argininosuccinate lyase has translation MALWGGRFTQAADQQFKYFNDSLRFDYRLALQDIEGSIGWAKAIHSVGVIDTEELQQLTKALTELRAEIAPNLAIILQDNAEDIHSWVELNLIKKVGDLGKKLHTGRSRNDQVAVDIKLWCKAQVLMLQQAIQELQLKLVATAEVNQQAIMPGYTHLQRAQPITFAHWCMAYYEMLARDYSRLTDAYHRMNTCPLGSGALAGTAYAIDRDKLAQDLGFAVATRNSLDSVSDRDHILELLAIASISMVHLSRFAEDLIIFNSGESHFIELSDRVTSGSSLMPQKKNPDACELVRGKSGRVFGALMGLLTTLKGLPLAYNKDMQEDKEGIFDAVETWQACLAISTLVLEDIQVDTLRTKEAAQQGYANATELADYLVAKGVPFREAHHIVGETVVYAMSQCKALEALSLTEFNQFHQAIADDVYAILSLDSCLSKRCAKGGVNLERVNEAILQAKHDLQK, from the coding sequence ATGGCACTTTGGGGCGGGCGATTTACACAGGCTGCGGATCAACAATTCAAATACTTTAACGACTCTTTACGATTTGATTATCGTCTTGCTCTACAAGACATTGAGGGTTCTATCGGTTGGGCAAAAGCCATTCATTCTGTCGGAGTGATTGATACCGAAGAACTTCAGCAATTAACGAAAGCACTGACTGAATTAAGAGCAGAGATAGCGCCGAATTTAGCGATTATTTTGCAAGATAATGCGGAAGATATTCATAGTTGGGTTGAGCTAAATTTAATTAAAAAAGTGGGAGATCTTGGTAAAAAATTGCATACAGGCAGAAGCCGTAATGATCAAGTTGCCGTGGATATAAAACTTTGGTGTAAAGCCCAAGTATTAATGCTTCAACAGGCAATACAAGAATTACAGTTAAAATTAGTTGCCACGGCAGAAGTAAATCAGCAAGCAATAATGCCTGGTTATACCCATTTACAACGTGCTCAACCGATTACTTTTGCACATTGGTGTATGGCATATTATGAAATGTTAGCGCGAGATTATAGCCGTTTAACAGACGCTTATCATCGTATGAATACTTGTCCTCTAGGATCGGGTGCATTAGCTGGTACTGCCTATGCAATCGATCGAGATAAGTTAGCTCAAGATCTTGGCTTTGCGGTGGCAACACGTAATAGTTTAGATAGCGTGTCAGATCGGGATCATATATTAGAACTGCTAGCTATAGCATCGATCAGTATGGTACATCTTTCTCGTTTTGCGGAAGATCTGATTATTTTTAACAGTGGTGAATCTCATTTTATAGAGTTATCTGACAGAGTTACATCAGGTTCTTCGTTAATGCCACAGAAAAAAAATCCTGATGCTTGCGAATTAGTTCGAGGAAAATCCGGACGTGTTTTTGGTGCGTTAATGGGGCTATTGACAACGTTGAAGGGGCTTCCTTTAGCATATAATAAAGATATGCAGGAAGATAAAGAGGGAATTTTTGATGCTGTTGAAACGTGGCAGGCTTGCCTTGCTATTTCAACGTTAGTGCTTGAAGATATTCAGGTCGATACTCTACGAACCAAAGAAGCTGCTCAACAAGGCTATGCGAATGCAACCGAATTAGCAGACTATTTAGTCGCAAAAGGCGTTCCATTCCGTGAGGCTCATCATATTGTTGGCGAAACTGTTGTCTATGCGATGAGCCAGTGTAAAGCATTAGAAGCATTAAGTTTAACTGAGTTTAATCAATTTCATCAGGCTATTGCAGACGATGTTTATGCAATTCTTTCGCTGGATTCGTGTTTATCTAAGCGTTGTGCGAAAGGCGGAGTAAATTTAGAACGAGTTAATGAAGCAATTTTACAAGCAAAACACGATTTACAAAAATAG
- a CDS encoding HU family DNA-binding protein, translated as MKTFKAEFEFTLEFRHYCLDHYNLLEDKTMNKTELIDAIAAGAELSKKDAKAALEATLNAISDSLKKGDSVQLIGFGTFKVNHRKARTGRNPKTNEAIEIPAANVPAFVAGKALKDLVK; from the coding sequence ATGAAAACATTTAAAGCAGAATTTGAGTTCACACTTGAATTTAGGCACTATTGCCTTGATCACTATAATCTTTTAGAGGATAAAACAATGAATAAAACTGAGTTAATTGATGCAATCGCAGCGGGTGCAGAGTTAAGCAAAAAAGATGCTAAAGCTGCTTTAGAAGCGACATTAAATGCAATTTCTGATAGCCTTAAAAAAGGCGATTCTGTACAACTTATTGGGTTTGGTACTTTTAAAGTAAATCACCGTAAAGCTCGTACTGGCCGTAATCCAAAAACTAATGAAGCGATTGAAATCCCAGCAGCTAACGTGCCAGCATTTGTTGCAGGTAAAGCTCTAAAAGATTTAGTAAAATAA
- a CDS encoding Cof-type HAD-IIB family hydrolase — protein sequence MKKPFQAVISDLDGTLLNGEHRLAQFTIETLEKLAQQGIDIFIATGRSLPDVSKLMGKLEIKSATLVTSNGARANNLDGNLLASHYLPEDIANDLMQNVPFDPFSVCLNTYQGDEWFINVDVEQLRKFHQESGFMYQVVDFKCHHPRQTEKIFFIGKTLASLSSVEQFIRNKYNDEVQITYSTPQCLEIMAKNVSKAATLAQLVQQRGYSLEQCIAFGDGMNDLEMLSQTGKGCVMENADPRLKLALPNNEVIGNNHEQAVARYLRATFAIL from the coding sequence ATGAAAAAACCATTTCAAGCTGTTATTTCTGATTTAGACGGGACGTTATTAAACGGTGAACACAGACTAGCCCAATTTACGATTGAAACGCTAGAAAAATTAGCTCAGCAGGGCATTGATATTTTTATTGCCACAGGACGTAGTTTACCTGATGTGTCAAAACTGATGGGGAAGTTAGAGATTAAATCGGCAACCTTGGTAACCAGTAATGGTGCAAGGGCGAATAATTTAGATGGGAATTTGTTGGCTAGCCATTACTTGCCTGAAGACATTGCGAATGATTTAATGCAGAATGTACCTTTTGACCCTTTCAGTGTTTGCTTGAATACTTATCAAGGTGATGAATGGTTTATCAATGTTGATGTAGAACAGCTACGGAAATTTCATCAAGAATCAGGATTTATGTACCAAGTAGTTGATTTTAAATGTCATCACCCTCGCCAAACCGAAAAAATATTTTTTATTGGCAAAACATTAGCGTCATTAAGCTCAGTTGAGCAGTTTATTCGTAATAAATATAACGATGAGGTACAAATTACCTATTCAACCCCACAATGTCTTGAAATTATGGCAAAAAATGTATCAAAAGCAGCAACACTAGCTCAATTAGTTCAACAACGAGGATATAGCTTAGAACAGTGTATAGCTTTTGGTGATGGAATGAATGATTTGGAAATGCTTTCACAAACTGGAAAAGGCTGCGTAATGGAAAATGCCGATCCTCGTTTGAAGCTAGCATTACCAAATAATGAGGTGATTGGGAATAATCATGAGCAAGCGGTTGCACGTTACTTACGGGCAACATTTGCTATTCTTTAA
- the hemE gene encoding uroporphyrinogen decarboxylase, translating into MTMLKNDRYLRALLREPVDMTPVWMMRQAGRYLPEYKATRAEAGDFMSLCRNAELACEVTLQPLRRYDLDAAILFSDILTIPDAMGLGLSFGAGEGPKFARPIERKADVDNLPIPDPEQELQYVMNAVRTIRRELKGEVPLIGFSGSPWTLATYMVEGGASKAFTKIKKMLYTDPALLHALLEKLADSVILYLNAQIRAGAQSVMIFDTWGGVLAHRDYRTFSLQYMHKIVDGLIRENEGRKVPVTLFTKGGGLWLEAIADTGCDAVGLDWTVDISEARARIGNKVALQGNMDPSVLYASAERIEQEVATILADFGKGTGQVFNLGHGIHQDVPQESPKIFVDAVHHLSKPYHQEK; encoded by the coding sequence ATGACAATGTTAAAAAATGATCGCTATTTAAGAGCATTATTACGTGAACCTGTGGATATGACGCCAGTATGGATGATGCGTCAAGCAGGGCGTTACTTACCTGAATATAAAGCAACGAGGGCGGAAGCAGGTGATTTTATGTCGTTATGCCGCAATGCTGAACTTGCTTGTGAAGTAACTTTGCAACCTTTACGTCGTTACGATTTAGATGCCGCTATTCTTTTTTCAGATATTTTAACTATTCCTGATGCGATGGGGCTGGGGCTGAGTTTTGGCGCTGGAGAAGGACCAAAATTTGCTCGTCCAATTGAACGTAAAGCAGATGTTGATAATTTGCCTATTCCTGATCCTGAACAAGAATTACAGTATGTAATGAATGCAGTGCGAACCATTCGCCGTGAATTGAAAGGTGAAGTACCATTAATTGGTTTTTCTGGTAGTCCGTGGACGTTAGCAACTTATATGGTTGAAGGGGGGGCATCAAAGGCATTTACGAAAATCAAAAAAATGTTATATACCGACCCAGCGTTATTACACGCACTATTAGAAAAATTAGCCGATAGCGTTATTCTCTATTTAAATGCACAAATTAGAGCAGGGGCACAATCGGTGATGATTTTTGATACATGGGGCGGTGTACTGGCTCATCGAGATTATCGAACCTTTTCATTGCAGTATATGCACAAAATTGTTGATGGGTTAATTCGTGAAAATGAAGGACGAAAAGTGCCAGTAACTCTTTTTACTAAAGGGGGAGGATTATGGTTAGAAGCGATTGCTGATACGGGGTGTGATGCAGTGGGGCTAGATTGGACGGTTGATATTAGCGAAGCAAGAGCAAGAATTGGCAACAAAGTAGCGTTGCAAGGCAATATGGATCCTAGTGTGTTATATGCGTCAGCTGAACGCATTGAGCAAGAAGTCGCAACTATTTTAGCAGATTTTGGCAAAGGAACAGGACAGGTCTTTAATTTAGGGCACGGTATTCATCAAGATGTACCGCAAGAGAGTCCTAAAATTTTTGTTGATGCAGTACATCACTTATCTAAGCCTTATCATCAGGAGAAATAA